The following are encoded in a window of Cottoperca gobio chromosome 20, fCotGob3.1, whole genome shotgun sequence genomic DNA:
- the cnn3a gene encoding calponin-3a: MTHFNKGPSYGLSAEVRSKIAQKYDTQKEEELRCWIEEETSMPIGENFQKGLKDGVILCKLINKMQPDSVRRINLSQLNWHKLENLGNFIKAILAYGLKPNDIFEANDLFENGNMTQVQTTLLALASMAKTKGMDSKIDIGVRYSEKQTRHFDDEKIKAGQCVIGLQMGTNKCASQAGMTAYGTRRHLYDPKTQTDKPFDQTTISLQMGTNKGASQAGMSAPGTRRDIYDQKVAQQPMDNSTISLQMGTNKVASQRGMSVYGLGRQVYDPKYCTPPTEPVIHANGSQGTGTNGSEISDSDYQAEFQEEEYQPGYQEDYSPHYNDQGIDY, from the exons atTGCTCAGAAATATGACacacagaaggaggaggagctccGCTGCTGGATTGAAGAGGAAACGTCAATGCCTATTGGAGAGAACTTCCAGAAAGGCTTGAAGGATGGTGTCATCCTCTGCAA ACTGATCAACAAGATGCAGCCTGATTCAGTGAGGAGAATCAACCTTTCACAGCTGAACTGGCACAAG CTGGAAAACCTTGGGAATTTCATCAAAGCTATCCTGGCCTATGGCCTAAAGCCCAATGACATCTTTGAGGCCAATGACCTGTTTGAAAATGGGAACATGACTCAAGTCCAGACCACACTGCTCGCTTTGGCCAGCATG GCAAAGACCAAAGGTATGGACTCAAAGATTGATATCGGGGTGAGATATTCAGAAAAACAAACGCGACATTTTGATGATGAGAAGATCAAGGCCGGTCAGTGCGTCATTGGACTGCAG ATGGGGACAAACAAGTGTGCGAGTCAGGCTGGGATGACTGCTTATGGAACCAGAAGACATCTGTATGATCCAAAGACTCAGACTGACAAACCCTTCGACCAGACCACCATCAGCCTGCAGATGGGAACCAACAAAGGAGCCAGCCAG GCGGGCATGTCCGCCCCTGGTACCCGCAGAGACATCTATGACCAGAAGGTGGCGCAGCAGCCGATGGACAACTCCACCATCTCCCTCCAGATGGGCACCAACAAGGTGGCGTCTCAGAGAGGTATGAGTGTGTATGGGCTGGGTCGCCAGGTCTACGACCCCAAGTACTGCACCCCCCCAACAGAGCCGGTCATCCACGCCAACGGCAGCCAGGGCACCGGCACCAACGGCTCCGAGATCAGCGACAGTGACTATCAGGCGGAGTTCCAGGAGGAAGAGTACCAGCCAGGCTACCAGGAAGACTACAGCCCCCATTACAATGATCAGGGCATTGACTATTAG